One region of Primulina tabacum isolate GXHZ01 chromosome 1, ASM2559414v2, whole genome shotgun sequence genomic DNA includes:
- the LOC142544900 gene encoding mitochondrial ATP-independent inner membrane protease subunit 2-like — MVAPSTWFRYIASKLDYSVSLSRKIYVGGQIADTEIFDTIWKNLFQGKLTFLHWNKGEEMASTIGTQGGTLLVRKIPAADPTRVYVGDVVVLKDPLNVDKYLVRRLAAVEGFEMASTDEKDEPFVLEKDQCWVLGDNESLKPKESYDSRTFGPVTMTNIVGRVIYCLRNAVDHGPVNNSHFSERQDSHVLEVELDVDEMAKNHKA, encoded by the exons ATGGTTGCGCCCTCTACTTGGTTCCGCTACATTGCCAGCAAACTGGACTACTCCGTCTCTCTCAGCCGAAAG ATCTATGTAGGAGGTCAAATTGCAGACACTGAAATATTTGATACCATATGGAAAAATCTATTCCAAGGAAAGTTGACATTCTTGCATTGGAACAAAGGAGAGGAGATGGCATCAACCATTGGGACTCAGGGGGGAACTCTTCTCGTTCGGAAAATTCCAGCTGCTGACCCAAC GAGAGTCTATGTTGGAGATGTGGTAGTCCTAAAGGATCCGTTGAACGTAGACAAGTATCTTGTGAGGAGGCTGGCTGCTGTCGAGGGATTTGAGATGGCTTCTACTGATGAAAAGGATGAGCCTTTTGTCCTCGAGAAGGATCAGTGCTGGGTTTTAGGCGACAATGAAAGTTTAAAACCTAAG GAATCCTATGATAGCCGAACATTTGGTCCGGTTACCATGACAAACATAGTTGGCCGAGTCATATATTGCCTGAGAAATGCTGTCGATCATGGACCTGTAAATAACAG CCATTTTAGTGAGAGGCAGGATTCACATGTTTTGGAAGTGGAACTTGATGTCGATGAAATGGCAAAAAATCATAAAGCGTAG